The genome window GTGAGGTTAACCATCCAGAATAATAAATAATAACATTTCTATTTGTTTTATCATACAACCTTTTAATATATGAATTTAAACCTTCAATAGGATTTTTAGACTTTAAATTTTTAATAAGACTACTTAAAAATGTATTTAAATGCCAAATTAAAAAAAAACCAATGATGAAATCATTGAAATTAAAATAACTAACAGCCAATTAAAGCATTTTAATGATCTAAAGAGTGTTCACCAAAATTTTAATTTCTAGGAATATTTTTTTACAACAATAAATAAATACTATTAAAAATAAAATTACTACTATATAATAATTCTTATATTACTAAATTAGTTTTAATGGTGATTAAATGGATAAAGTTGTCTTAGCATTCAGTGGGGGACTAGATACCTCTGTTTGTGTTAAATTATTAGAAGAAAAGTATGATGTAGATGTTGTTACAGCTTGTGTAGATGTAGGTCAAGGAGAAGAAGAGATTAAAAAAGCTGAAGAAATGGCAGCTAAAATTGGAAAAGGCAAACATTACACAATTGATGCAAAAGAAGAATTTGCAAACGAATACATCTCCAGAGGAATTAAAGCAAATGCAGAATATGAAGGATATCCATTAAGCACTGCACTTGCAAGACCATTAATAGCTCAAAAAATTATTGAAATAGCTCAAAAAGAAGGAGCAACCGCTATCGCTCATGGTTGTACTGGAAAAGGAAATGATCAATTCAGATTCGAAGCTATAATTTTAGCAATGTCAGATTTGGATATTATAGCTCCAATTAGAGAACTAAACCTCACTAGAACTGAAGAACAAGATTATGCTGAGAAAAAAGGTATTAAACTGAATTACGATAAAATTTACAGCATTGATGAAAATATTTGGGGAAGATCTATTGAAGGTGGAAACTTAGAAGATCCTGCAAATGAACCTCCCGAAGATATTTACGAATGGACATTATCTGCTGAAGATGCTCTTGATACTCCTCAAAAAGTAAGTATAGAATTTGAAGAAGGCATTCCTATTGCTATTGATGGTGAAATGATGCCATTAGTTGAATTAATTGAAAAAGCTAATGAAATAGCTGGATCTAATGGAATTGGAAGAGTAGATACAATTGAAAATAGGATGATTGGTCTTAAAAGTAGGGAAAACTACGAAGTTCCAGGTGCTAAATTGTTAATTGCAGCACATCAAGCTTTAGAAGAATTAGTCTTAACAACTGATGAATTAAGATTTGCTGAGTACATCTCTACACTTTATGCAGACTTAGTATATAGAGCTTTATGGCAAGAACCTTTAAGAGGAGACTTAGACCAAGCTATCGACAATATGCAACAAAGAGTAAGTGGAGAAGTTGTAATGAAACTTTATAAAGGTTCTATCCAACCTCTTACAAGAAAATCTCCATTTAGTTTACATAGTATTGAACAAATTACTTTTGAAGATAAAGATACTGATCAAAGAGAAGTAGAAGGTATGATTAAATACCATGGTCTTCAAGCAGCTAATTATCAAAAATTAAAAAGATAGATTATTAATATCCATCATATCTTATTTTTATTAGATAAATCAAATTTTAAGGATTTATCAATTAAATCAATGCCATCTAAACGATTATCACATTTATAAACTAAAATTTCAACACCATTTTCATATGCTTCATTTAATGTTTTTGAAAACACAGGATCATTTTCCCAGTTAGGTCTAAAGAAATTACCTGCAGGATGTTGAATTAAGAAAAATACAACTGCACGTTTACCATCTTTTTTAATTTTAATTAATTCATTTAAATGTTTTGAACCACGTTCTGTTGGAGCATCAGGAAATCTAGCTTCATCATCAATAATTAAAGTAACTCCTTTTACCTCAACATAACATTCCTCATTTTCATTAGCCAAGTATATATCAATTCTTGAATCATCAATTGTTTTTTCTCTTTGATGGACAGAATAACCTTCAAGCTCTTTTATTTTGCCAGTGATAATTGCATCATATACAATTTTATTAGCTTCCTGCGAGTAAAGTGATACAAGAACACCTTTGTTTTTCACAAAGTGGAGTGAAAATTTTGTTTTTCTTTTTGGATTATCAGAAGGCTTTAAATAAACAATCGCCCCCTCAATTAAAAGTTCCCTACACCTTCCAGTATTTGGTACATGTGCATTTTCTAAATCACCATTAATTTCAACCTCGGCAATGAACCTATTAGGTCTTTTTTTAAAAATTCCCTTAATATAATCCATCTTTAATCACAAAACCAATATTTGAAATTAAGTCACTAGCTGAAAAAGCATATCCTTTATCTTCATATGCCTTATCACCTGCCAAACCATTAATAAAACTAGCTAATGAAGAGGCATCAAATGAATTTAAACCCTGTGCAAATAAACTAACAGAAATCCCAGCAAGAGCATCTCCAGTCCCTCCAACAGTCATTCCAGGATTTCCAGTCTTATTTATTTTAAATTTATTTTTAAATAGGATTAAATCATATTGGCCTTTAACAATTACACTAGCATCAATTGAATTTGTGATTTTTTGAAATTCTGTAATATTTTCATCAACTTTATTAAAGTCATAAGTATCAATATCTAACTTTAAATCATTTTTAACCTTAAAAAGAGATTTAAATTCTGATAAATGAGGAGTTAATATAATATCTTTACGGTCTTTAATTAAAGATATTTCAACTTGCTTTAAAGCATCAGCATCTAATACTATTGGTTTTTTTATTTTTGTTATTAATACATTAAACAATTTAGCAGTTTCATCATTAATAGATGCACCAGGACCTATTAAAACTGCATCAACACTATTAGATAATTTCAATATTTCATCTAGATGTTTTAAAGACAAGTAATCTCCTTCTAATGATTTAACAATTAAATCTGGAGAAAATGATTTAATAGCCATACTTGCAGATTCAGGAGCTACAATATAAACTAAATCAACTCCTGATGAAATAGCAGCCATTCCAGAAATAGCTGGAGCTCCAAAATAATCTTTAGACCCCCCTATTACCAATACCTTACCATTGTTTCCTTTATGTGATTTATTAGACCTTTTATTAAGTTTAATCATATCTCCATAATTAATAAAGTATTCTGCTTCAAAAGGAATTCCAATATCTGCAGTAACAAGACCTCCCACTTTTTCTTCATCAGAAATTCGAACCCCAGTTTTAATTTTATGAAAACTAATAGTATAATCAGGTTTTACAGCCAAATCCTCAATTTTACCAGTTAAAGCATTCATTCCTGATGGAATATCAACTGAGATTTTCAAACCCTTAGATTCATTTATAACTTCTATAGCTCGTCTAACTTTATCTCTTAATTTACCTTTAATTCCAGTTCCTAAAATAGCATCAATTATAATAAAGTCTGAAAATTCATCACTATTAACTAACTCACAAGAGTTAATGTCTTCAACAGTTGCAAGATTATAAATTTTTAAATGTGAAAGTCTTGGTTTTAAGTTTTCTAAAATTTTAAAGTTACTTTTTGCATCATTTGATTTAATTTTATTTTCTTGAGTTAACATGTAAATATCCACATCATACCCCTTATTTAATAAATATCGTGTAGCTACAAAAGCATCACCTGCATTTCCCCCAGAACCTGCAAATATAATAATTTTAACAGGTTTTGAGAATGTATATACTGCAATTTTACCTATTTCTTCAGCTAAAGATTTCCCAGCTGATTCCATCAAACAAAGCCTTGACAAACCCAAATATTCGCAATTTAAATCTGTAACCATCATATCTATAGGATCCAAAAAATCACCTTTAAATTAAAATATAACTATTTGATATAAATATAATTATCTTAAATAAATAGGCAAATACATGAAAAAAATTACTTTTAAAATTATTAAAAAAATTTCCATCAGGGCTATTTGGTTGGATGTGGAAGAGTTGGAAAAGTAGTTTTCGATGAACTGATAAAAAGAAATCAAAATATAGTTCTCATTGAAAAGAAATTGAAGATAGTGAAAATGTTGTTGTAATTAGATGAATTTAAAATAATAAGCAATGAATGCTTTATTCAATATTTAAAAGACAATCAAGAACAAAAAGAAGCCGTAGATGATTTATATAAATGTGTTAATAATATCCATTCCCATTGGATTTCAGGTCCAGATAAAGCTATATTTAAAAAGATGATTGAAGAACTAAGCCAAAAAATAGAAATAATCGGACAAGATTTAACTGATAAAGAAATAGCTAATTTAACTAAAAAAAATAAAAAGTAAGAGAGTAAGCTCTCTAGAATAATTCTTGCAAGTGTATTTTATAGGCTCCTAAATTTCCACCAAAGTTACCAGCATCTATCTCAAGAACACCTTCAACACCACAGGCAGCTTCAATACCTGTTTTCATAGCAGCTCTAACAGACTCTTCATCTACACCATCAATAACAATTTCAAATACACCATCAGCATCATCTCTAATATTTGAATCAACCTTATCTTTTAACGTTACACACATTTTTTCATTAGTAGATGCATTTAAAAATTTTGAGTATTTATTTGATCCTACCTTAGAACCAGATGCAACCATACCACCAGGGAATGGAGTTATTACTCCTTCAACTTTAGAAATAGCCTTAACAGCAGCTTGAGCAGCTTTAACACCAGTCATCTGATCTTTAGCTAAAATGAAAAAGTTTCCTCCAGCTACACCATTTTTGTATCCAAAGTCAGATTCGACTAAAAAATCACCAGACATGATTGGAATTGAAAATATTTTCTTACCAGCAATTTCAGTTTCTTCTTCAAATCCATCACCGAAGAATTTTAATTTGGCACCAGTGTTTAATGTATCTTCTGATTCAAGTGCATTAAATGCTGCTGCAGTTGGAGCAGTTAGAATACACATACCAATCCTTTCCATTAATTCATGGTCTAATGCTTTTTTACCACCTTGACAAATCATTATTACATAACCAGGTCTTCCATCAGGAGTTTCATCAGCTGGTACAAAACAATCAATACCTGCTTCAGCAGGACATCCAATAACAGAAGTTCCGTAACCTGTTGCTTCAGTAGCTGCTATTTTTGCTAATTCTTCAGTAGCTGCTGTGACTAAAATTCTAGTTACTTTAATTCCAAAACCTTCTGCATAATTATCTTTAATTTCTACACCGTTAATTTCCATGATTTCACCAATCAGTTTACAAAAAAATAATTTTTTTGTTATACTAATTTTTATGAAAATAAATTAAAATAAAGTTTTCTATTTAACTATTTAACATCATCTTCAACAACTTCTGAAATTTCATCAGAAGATGAGCTTAAAGATTTCTTATCTAAAACTGATGATCCATAATGAGGTAAAATAATCATCCCAATAATTGTAGCCAACCAAAAAGATATTAATCTTTCAATTACAGTAGCTGCAGCACTTACAGAAGCTGTTATACCTGCTGCTGAATAAAATAAAATCATAACCCCATCAACAGCCCCCAAACCTCCTGGAAGAAGAGGAATCATCCCTACTAATGATGCTAAAATAAATACTTCCGCAATAATAATTGGGTTTAAATTAGCTCCAAATGCTAAAAATACAAAATATACTCTTACAATTTCAAATATCCAAATTAAAAAGGATAATGGAAGTGCATGATATAAAACGCTTTTGTTATAGATTACAAGTTTCATAGTGTCTTGAAAACCAGCTATTACTTTGTGAATCTTATTTTCCAACTCATCAGAATTTTTCTTATAAAATCTTCTAACAAGTCCAATAATCCAACCATCAACTCTTTTTCCAAATTTAGGATTGATAGACATGTAAATAATAACAATTAAAGCTGCTACAATAACTATAACTGATATAACCATGACTACTAATAACCATAAATCAAAATCAAAATAAAAAGCCATTCCTAAAATAGCTATTATTGCTAAAATAACAAATGGAAATGTATCTAATGCCCTATCTGCAACAACAGTTGCAAATGTTTCTTCCATTAAATATCCTCCATGTTTAGACAGGATATATGCTCTTACGGGTTCTCCACCTCCACGGCCAGACGGAGTAATATTATTAACTGCAAGACCTACCATTAGCATAGGCAACAATTTAAGAATTCCGGTATTAATGTTAGCTAATTTATTAAGTATTTGCCAACGTAAAGTATACAAATAAAATGTAAATATTTGAATTCCAAAAGCAATAATAATATATGTTAAATTAGCTACTTTCAAAGCGTCAATAACATTTTCAATACCTACAAAGTATAACATTACTAATAAAATTATTATACTTAACAATAAGAAAAGAATCGATTTTTTATCCATTATGAAACCTACCTAACACTTATAATTATTATAGTTAAAAATTTATATATAAATTTGTTCAATTATAATGTAATGAGATACATCAACAAAAATGACTTATTAGTAATTATGCAGAATTCTGGTATGATTATGATTGGAATCGGAATTATGTGTTTAATACCAATATTAGTTGATTTAATATATCTCGAATTTAATTTTATAGGGTATTTAATTCCTGCCACCATTTCAATAACAATTGGAACTATTTTTATAAAGTTACTTAAAAACTACAGTATAGGTTCTATGCGTACTAAACACGGCATGATTATTTCTGCATTAGCTTGGTTATGGGCAAGTTTAATGGGTGGACTTGCATTTATATTAATAAGCCATGTTGGATTCGTTGATGGTGTTTTTGAAAGCATGTCTGCATTGTCAGGTACTGGAATGAGTTTAATTGGAAATGTTGAAATATTACCACAAAGTATTTTATTTTTTAGATCGTTACAACAATGGATTGGTAGTTTAGGAATTATAGTTTTAATAATCGGACTTATGACTCGTCCAGGAACAGCAACATCTAAATTATATCAATCAGAAGCTCGCGAAGAAAGATTAAAGCCTAGTATAAAAGCAACCCTAAAAAATACAATCATTATTTACCTAATATATACCATAATAGGGATAATATTATATTTACTTGCAGGAATGCCTCTTTTTGACTCAATATGTTCTACTTTTACTACCATCTCAACTGGAGGAATGAGTATTAAAAATATGAACATTGGCTATTACCACAGTGATTTAATATAC of Methanobrevibacter oralis contains these proteins:
- a CDS encoding argininosuccinate synthase, which encodes MDKVVLAFSGGLDTSVCVKLLEEKYDVDVVTACVDVGQGEEEIKKAEEMAAKIGKGKHYTIDAKEEFANEYISRGIKANAEYEGYPLSTALARPLIAQKIIEIAQKEGATAIAHGCTGKGNDQFRFEAIILAMSDLDIIAPIRELNLTRTEEQDYAEKKGIKLNYDKIYSIDENIWGRSIEGGNLEDPANEPPEDIYEWTLSAEDALDTPQKVSIEFEEGIPIAIDGEMMPLVELIEKANEIAGSNGIGRVDTIENRMIGLKSRENYEVPGAKLLIAAHQALEELVLTTDELRFAEYISTLYADLVYRALWQEPLRGDLDQAIDNMQQRVSGEVVMKLYKGSIQPLTRKSPFSLHSIEQITFEDKDTDQREVEGMIKYHGLQAANYQKLKR
- the sfsA gene encoding DNA/RNA nuclease SfsA; translation: MDYIKGIFKKRPNRFIAEVEINGDLENAHVPNTGRCRELLIEGAIVYLKPSDNPKRKTKFSLHFVKNKGVLVSLYSQEANKIVYDAIITGKIKELEGYSVHQREKTIDDSRIDIYLANENEECYVEVKGVTLIIDDEARFPDAPTERGSKHLNELIKIKKDGKRAVVFFLIQHPAGNFFRPNWENDPVFSKTLNEAYENGVEILVYKCDNRLDGIDLIDKSLKFDLSNKNKI
- a CDS encoding bifunctional ADP-dependent NAD(P)H-hydrate dehydratase/NAD(P)H-hydrate epimerase; this translates as MDPIDMMVTDLNCEYLGLSRLCLMESAGKSLAEEIGKIAVYTFSKPVKIIIFAGSGGNAGDAFVATRYLLNKGYDVDIYMLTQENKIKSNDAKSNFKILENLKPRLSHLKIYNLATVEDINSCELVNSDEFSDFIIIDAILGTGIKGKLRDKVRRAIEVINESKGLKISVDIPSGMNALTGKIEDLAVKPDYTISFHKIKTGVRISDEEKVGGLVTADIGIPFEAEYFINYGDMIKLNKRSNKSHKGNNGKVLVIGGSKDYFGAPAISGMAAISSGVDLVYIVAPESASMAIKSFSPDLIVKSLEGDYLSLKHLDEILKLSNSVDAVLIGPGASINDETAKLFNVLITKIKKPIVLDADALKQVEISLIKDRKDIILTPHLSEFKSLFKVKNDLKLDIDTYDFNKVDENITEFQKITNSIDASVIVKGQYDLILFKNKFKINKTGNPGMTVGGTGDALAGISVSLFAQGLNSFDASSLASFINGLAGDKAYEDKGYAFSASDLISNIGFVIKDGLY
- a CDS encoding 3H domain-containing protein, producing MSNECFIQYLKDNQEQKEAVDDLYKCVNNIHSHWISGPDKAIFKKMIEELSQKIEIIGQDLTDKEIANLTKKNKK
- the fhcD gene encoding formylmethanofuran--tetrahydromethanopterin N-formyltransferase — translated: MEINGVEIKDNYAEGFGIKVTRILVTAATEELAKIAATEATGYGTSVIGCPAEAGIDCFVPADETPDGRPGYVIMICQGGKKALDHELMERIGMCILTAPTAAAFNALESEDTLNTGAKLKFFGDGFEEETEIAGKKIFSIPIMSGDFLVESDFGYKNGVAGGNFFILAKDQMTGVKAAQAAVKAISKVEGVITPFPGGMVASGSKVGSNKYSKFLNASTNEKMCVTLKDKVDSNIRDDADGVFEIVIDGVDEESVRAAMKTGIEAACGVEGVLEIDAGNFGGNLGAYKIHLQELF
- a CDS encoding UPF0104 family protein; its protein translation is MDKKSILFLLLSIIILLVMLYFVGIENVIDALKVANLTYIIIAFGIQIFTFYLYTLRWQILNKLANINTGILKLLPMLMVGLAVNNITPSGRGGGEPVRAYILSKHGGYLMEETFATVVADRALDTFPFVILAIIAILGMAFYFDFDLWLLVVMVISVIVIVAALIVIIYMSINPKFGKRVDGWIIGLVRRFYKKNSDELENKIHKVIAGFQDTMKLVIYNKSVLYHALPLSFLIWIFEIVRVYFVFLAFGANLNPIIIAEVFILASLVGMIPLLPGGLGAVDGVMILFYSAAGITASVSAAATVIERLISFWLATIIGMIILPHYGSSVLDKKSLSSSSDEISEVVEDDVK